DNA sequence from the Malus domestica chromosome 11, GDT2T_hap1 genome:
ttgtgaaaaatatACAGATTCCCAAAATTTCTAAAAAATTCTGAATGCACTACAATGAGCTGCCTTGAAAATTGGATGGAACCTAATCTAATCAAACAAACCCAAAATTTGCAATCACCATGGTCGTAATCCAATATTAGACGATATGATATGCATAGAATGATATGCAGAGTAATCAAACCTAGTCAGGATTTCAAGAGTCAAGGAATTTCAATTCATAGAGTGCAAAATTTCATTTCCTCTACATTTCTGTTCCTTTGCAGAAGATAGCAAGATATTATGAGGGCATGTGCAAATGAACTCCGAAGAAAAATTTTAGATtcaaagagagagatagatttaGGGCATTGGTCAAATGCCATAAAAACAGTTCTATGATGCCTAAAAAGTGCCATCATGTCGTTTATTAGggatgaagagagagagagagagagagacggtgGCAGTTGGTGGAGAAGCCGTGGCAGTCGATGTAGAAGGCGAGAAGAGATGAAACCAAAGAGGGAGAAGCAAGACGGAGGGAGAAACGGGATAGGGGCTGAAATGTctttttatagaaaaataaacatgttatataatataaataaatttacttaaatttattttctgttGGACAAAGACAAGGTAAGCTTTTTGTTGCTAATATTAATCCTCAGCAGTCTCTGTACATAAAAAAATCTCCTTTTACTTCATGCCTTATTTCCCAGCAAGTTAAGAAGTtgctctctctgtctctgtctctctctctctccagtaTTTGCTCTCCCAACAATGGAAAAGCTTTCTGTAATACTTTCCgtctctcttctcctttttgTACCACTTTTTCATGGAGGAACTGCAAAAACAGCGGCTGCTGCAGGAACCATAGATGGATCAGAGGAGTGGGGCTATGTTGAAGTCAGACCCAGTAAGCAATTCACTCACAcgcacaatatatatatgttctttCTGTATTGAAGCCAGAAATGTTAATTTTAATGTTCATGGAATTTTTGTTTTGGTATTGTTTTTAAACAGAAGCCCACATGTTCTGGTGGCTCTACAGAAGTCCCAACAGAGTTGAGGATCCCTCCAAGCCATGGCCAACCATTCTCTGGCTTCAGGGTGGACCTGTGAGTATTACCAAActatatcaaatcaaataatatgaacaacccttttttttttttttttgaacattgttttcattgattactttttcaaaaaaataggGAGGTTCAGGAGTGGGGATTGGGAATTTTCAAGAGATTGGACCATTGGACACAAATTTGAACCCAAGAAACTCAACCTGGTTGCAAAAAGCAGATCTTTTATTTGTTGTAAGTTCATACAAAACTTCCAACTctgtttccttcttttgagttttattaattatatgAATTTAAATTTCTTCTGATTTTTTTGGATAATTTAGGACAACCCTGTTGGGACTGGATACAGTTTTGTGGAAGACACATCTCTGTTTGTGAAAAATGATTTGGAGGCAGCTGCTGATTTGACAACATTGCTGGTGGAGCTTTTCAACAGAAATGAGAGCCTCCAAAAGAGTCCTTTGTTCATTGTGGCAGAGTCCTATGGAGGCAAGTTTGCAGTCACTCTTGGACTTTCAGCTCTCAAAGCCATTCAACAAGGAAAGCTAAAACTTAGACTTGGAGGTAATCAAATTAATTTAATCAGTTTGTAATTATTAATTGGTCTAATTAAAAATACCAACAtcttaaaatgtatatttttttcctttgaattatttggttgattttgtaGGAGTGGCATTGGGAGACAGTTGGATCTCTCCGGAAGATTTTGTGGTAAGTTACCATACTTCTAACTGCTGTTGACCCACTAATTTTACTTCCCTGCATTATATTGTCTTTTAAATACAACCATATTGGGCGTAGATAGGGTTCTTCGATTTAAGTCACATAATGGGAATCAATTTGTATTAAACTCGTCATTCATGGAAGTCAAActctaaaattttattaaaagatTATATAGTGGTATTGACAAATTTCCGTTAATGTGTAATTACATTCAGTTATcgataatttatttttgtacacTTGCAGCTTTCTTGGGGTCCTCTGCTCAAAGACGTGTCAAGGCTTGACGACAAGGGATTACAGGAATCAAATAATGTGGCTCAAAGAATTAAGCAACAGATTCAGGATGGTCAGTTAGTGGACGCAACCAATTCATGGAGGGAGCTTGAGCAAGTCATCATGTCTAGCAGCAATGCTGtggtaaattttttaaattttaatttaattttcatattaATTTACTATTATTTGTGACTGAAACTCAATTAAAACTCACATTTTCTGATTTCATTTACATATTGGATTCGTGACATTTGCAGGATTTCTATAATTTTCTGTTGGATTCAGGAATGGATCCAGTTTCATCCTTGGCATCAATTCGCTATAACCAAGGAATCGAAAAATATTCAATATACCTAACTTCTTTAAGGTCTTCAGCAGGTGGCGGTAAAGGTGATCTTGGTTCTTTGTTAAATGGTGTCATTAAAAAGAAGCTTGAGATAATCCCAGATAATGTGACGTGAGTATATATACTCTTTTCaccatgttttgttttaaatacaTTATCAGTTGAAAATAGAATCATTTTTTTGCAACGCCAACAACAGTTCTCTTTTAGTTTTTACGGTTAAAAATGCTTGGCAAATATGATGTAATCCAAGAATGGTGTATATTTTTTGGGTTTGCAGATGGGGAGGGCAGTCTCATAACGTCTTCCCAGCCATGGCAGGCGATTTTATGAACCCAAGGATTCATGAGGTAATAATTTTTCTAATCCAGAAGAGCGGAACTATAATATAGCCATAAAGTGTACGCTTGCATTATATTACAAGATAGTTGCAGTGTACACTTcaattaaaagtttaggaaGCTTAGGAGTGGATGAGATTAGGAGACAAGTCGTGAAAACTAAGAAAATGTTACCAAAATCTAACAAAATTGGCTAGAACGATGTGTTTTCTCTCTACACCTAAAGTTCGAGTTAATTTTGTCTTGTAGGAatcgaatagagaaatcaaaGTCTCTTCTTCcaattattcttttttattagaTAACCTTTTCCTAATTGAGTATTTTATCTGCAAGGAAATCGAATTTTTGATTGCTCTACTATATTTCTTATTTGTCTTGAAAGAATCTTATGTTGTGCCAActtttaattttcctttgatttcccttttctcttcaCATAGGTTGATGAACTCCTTGCTAAAGGGGTCAATGTCACAATATACAATGGGCAAGTAAGTTTTTCTCAACGTTGCTTTCATTTTAAGCAGCAATATCCAACagttttatattattaaaaaaaattaggactAGCGAATAGAAAACTGATGGATCCGTTCTAGAATTAAGATATGTGTTAGCGATATTAATTGTGCATTccacaataattaaaaaaaattgctacATTCTGCTGGTATTTATTGGATGACTTAGTTTGTTTAGCTGGTTGTAAACTTTTTCTCCCATCGTTATTGCATATGCTTGACTAACATAGCAGTAGTAGTGTAGTACAAGTCCTTTCTCTCACCTTCAGCGGCCCGCAGACCCTAGGTCTCTCTTGTTGACTTTGTAGTGTATATTTCCTTCAATCAAGGGAGATTGTTTCTTAGTTATTTCCACTTAAAGGCTTGTGTTGTAATCTCGTTCTTCAATAATGAAAAATACACTTTCTTCATTTTTCCACAGTATTTCTCTTCTCTTATCAAATTTTTACACCGAAAACAAATATTACCAGCTATTTAAAGTTAATTATAATTAAGAATTGGATGCTATTGGATTTGTGCAAACTAGCTAGTTTTGACATGACTTGGTTGGTAAATGTTGTAGGTTGATCTCATATGTGCAACCAAGGGGACTGAAGCATGGGTTGAAAAGCTCAAGTATattcacacacactctctctctctctctctctctctctctctctctctctctctctctctctctctcatgtggGTGGTGATTTTTTCCATTTTGTTGTTCAGTTGGGAAGGACTCCCACATTTCTTGAACAAGAGTAGAACCCCTCTTTATTGTGGCCAAGAAGGAATTACAAGAGGGTTCACCAGGTCGCACAAAAACCTGCACTTTTATTGGATTCTTGGAGCAGGACATTTTGTAAGTCAAAACTTTCCTCCATCAGCACATAGTAATTATTACTTCTTTTGTAATGTCTTATCAGTGTCATGTCTTATCACCTCTACCTATTATGACCTTGATAACAATTACATCAATTTACATTATTCGAATGCACCTTCATGTAACTATTTGTGTcggtaaaacaaaaatatttgaacaaaaagttacaagtatttttattttattagcacGAGACATCATTATGATAGTGTACTTATGTCATGTAAGTCTTTCTAGATAACATCATAGTCACACTTGCAAAATTTAAGAATAtgaaagaaaatatacaaagaaATCAACATCACTATTTGGGGAGGGTGACACTGCTTTTGCGATGCATTCATGCAAGTGCAAATAATGCTATAAGCCAATACATTATTGGCATATTAAAAATGTAATTCTAAGGCCATAATTAAGATGTCATCTTGGTAATTATGTCATGGTTTTGGATAAAGTTGAGTGAAAAATCTGTATATGCTAAAACATTTGTTTAAAACAATAATATTCTCTCTAATGAAAGCTTATTAAGTGTACAAATGCAACAACTCATTTGACCATTTTCTTTAAGCATTTGAGTGTAACCCCTAGCTGTATGCTGGTCTACCAGTTTTTTGGATTAATCTGTTTTCAAATCTTAATTATAGGGGAGTGATTcctacctttttttttcccacCTTTTGCACACGATTGCTAAATGTGgacttttaattcttttaattagTCCAGTCTAATGACATAATGGTGtgcataaattattttcttaattataaATATGGTCTAAAAGTCACttaaaaatttacaaaattttgaaagTAAATAATTGCATAGAGAGACTTTCATCGTTCACTATTATTTTGACTACTATTCGGAGCACATTTTGCAATTTCAACTTGGGAGAAAGAGATTCTAAGATGAAATCACTTGGGATTGG
Encoded proteins:
- the LOC103448027 gene encoding serine carboxypeptidase-like 51 codes for the protein MEKLSVILSVSLLLFVPLFHGGTAKTAAAAGTIDGSEEWGYVEVRPKAHMFWWLYRSPNRVEDPSKPWPTILWLQGGPGGSGVGIGNFQEIGPLDTNLNPRNSTWLQKADLLFVDNPVGTGYSFVEDTSLFVKNDLEAAADLTTLLVELFNRNESLQKSPLFIVAESYGGKFAVTLGLSALKAIQQGKLKLRLGGVALGDSWISPEDFVLSWGPLLKDVSRLDDKGLQESNNVAQRIKQQIQDGQLVDATNSWRELEQVIMSSSNAVDFYNFLLDSGMDPVSSLASIRYNQGIEKYSIYLTSLRSSAGGGKGDLGSLLNGVIKKKLEIIPDNVTWGGQSHNVFPAMAGDFMNPRIHEVDELLAKGVNVTIYNGQVDLICATKGTEAWVEKLNWEGLPHFLNKSRTPLYCGQEGITRGFTRSHKNLHFYWILGAGHFVPVDQPCIALNMVADITQSPAPAAST